One genomic segment of Pongo pygmaeus isolate AG05252 chromosome 19, NHGRI_mPonPyg2-v2.0_pri, whole genome shotgun sequence includes these proteins:
- the LOC134738629 gene encoding TBC1 domain family member 3G-like isoform X3 — protein sequence MDTVEDADSWWAQEREDIIMKYEKGHRAQLPEDKGPVPVGIYGNIDHLGILHETELPPLAAQEVKNRREMRRTSKWRKMLGEWETYKHSTKLIDRVYKGIPMNIRGPVWSVLLNIQEIKLKNPRKYKIMKEKGKRSSEHIHQIDLDLSGTLRKHIFFRDRYGAKQRELFYILLAYSQYNPEVGYCRDLSNIAALFLLYLPEEDAFWALVQLLASERHSLQGFHSPNGGTVQGLQDQQEHVVPMSQPKTMWHQDKEGLCGQCSSLGCLIWTLIDGISLGLTLRLWDVYLLEGEQVLMPMTSIAFKVQQKRLMKSSRCGLWARFRNQFVYTWARDDDTVLKHLRASMKKLTRKQEDPPPPAKPEQGSSASRPVPASRGGKTLCKGDRQAPPGPPARFQRPIWSASPPWAPRSSTPCPAGAVSEDNYPVGTRGVPSPALAQGGPQGSWRFLQWNSMPRLPTDLDVGGPWFPHYDFEQSCWVRDISQEDQLATCWQAEHPAEGVRLAFSAPSTESNQGTPFRARDEQQCAPTSGPCLCCLHLESSQFPPGF from the exons ATGGACACGGTAGAGGACGCGGACAGTTGGTGGGCACAAGAGCGAGAGGACATCATTATGAAATATGAAAAG GGACACCGAGCTCAGCTGCCAGAGGACAAGGGGCCTGTGCCTGTTGGAATCTACGGCAACATTGATCACCTTGGAATTCTGCA TGAGACGGAGCTGCCTCCTCTGGCTGCACAGGAGGTGAAG AATCGGCGGGAGATGAGACGGACGAGCAAGTGGAGGAAAATGCTGGGAGAATGGGAGACATATAAGCACAGTACAAAA CTCATAGATCGAGTGTACAAGGGAATTCCCATGAACATCCGGGGCCCGGTGTGGTCAGTCCTCCTGAACATTCAGGAAATCAAGTTGAAAAACCCGAGAAAATACAAG ATCATGAAAGAGAAGGGCAAGAGGTCATCTGAACACATCCACCAGATTGACCTGGACTTAAGCGGGACTTTAAGGAAGCATATCTTCTTCAGGGATCGATATGGAGCCAA gcAGCGGGAACTATTCTACATCCTCCTGGCATATTCGCAGTATAACCCG GAGGTGGGCTACTGCAGGGACCTCAGCAACATCGCTGCCTTGTTCCTCCTTTACCTGCCTGAGGAGGATGCATTCTGGGCACTGGTGCAGCTGCTGGCCAGTGAGAGGCACTCTCTGCAGG GATTTCACAGCCCAAATGGCGGGACAGTCCAGGGGCTCCAAGACCAACAGGAGCATGTGGTACCCATGTCACAACCCAAGACCATGTGGCATCAG GACAAGGAAGGTCTATGTGGGCAGTGTTCCTCGTTAGGCTGCCTTATCTGGACACTGATTGATGGG ATCTCTCTCGGGCTCACCCTGCGCCTGTGGGACGTCTATTTGCTGGAAGGAGAACAGGTGTTGATGCCGATGACAAGCATTGCCTTTAAGGTTCAGCAGA AGCGCCTCATGAAGTCGTCCAGGTGTGGCCTGTGGGCACGTTTTCGGAACCAGTTCGTTTACACCTGGGCCAGGGATGATGACACTGTGCTCAAGCATCTTAGGGCCTCTATGAAGAAACTAACGAGAAAGCAGGAGGACCCGCCACCCCCAG CCAAACCCGAGCAAGGGTCCTCGGCATCCAGGCCTGTGCCGGCTTCACGTGGCGGGAAGACCCTCTGCAAGGGGGACAGGCAGGCccctccaggcccaccagccCGGTTCCAGCGGCCCATTTGGTCAGCTTCCCCGCCATGGGCACCTCGTTCTTCCACACCCTGTCCTGCTGGGGCTGTCAGCGAAGACAACTACCCTGTGGGCACTCGGGGTGTACCCAGCCcggccctggctcagggaggacCTCAGGGTTCCTGGAGATTCCTGCAGTGGAACTCCATGCCCCGCCTCCCAACGGACCTGGATGTAGGGGGCCCTTGGTTCCCCCATTATGATTTCGAACAGAGCTGCTGGGTCCGTGACATATCCCAGGAGGACCAGCTGGCCACCTGCTGGCAGGCTGAACACCCTGCGGAGGGGGTGAGATTGGCTTT CAGTGCACCCAGCACTGAATCCAACCAGGGCACCCCCTTCAGAGCTAGGGACGAGCAGCAGTgcgctcccacctcagggccttgccTCTGCTGCCTCCACTTGGAAAGTTCTCAGTTCCCTCCAGGTTTCTAG
- the LOC134738629 gene encoding TBC1 domain family member 3G-like isoform X2 yields MDTVEDADSWWAQEREDIIMKYEKGHRAQLPEDKGPVPVGIYGNIDHLGILHETELPPLAAQEVKNRREMRRTSKWRKMLGEWETYKHSTKLIDRVYKGIPMNIRGPVWSVLLNIQEIKLKNPRKYKIMKEKGKRSSEHIHQIDLDLSGTLRKHIFFRDRYGAKQRELFYILLAYSQYNPEVGYCRDLSNIAALFLLYLPEEDAFWALVQLLASERHSLQGFHSPNGGTVQGLQDQQEHVVPMSQPKTMWHQISLGLTLRLWDVYLLEGEQVLMPMTSIAFKVQQKRLMKSSRCGLWARFRNQFVYTWARDDDTVLKHLRASMKKLTRKQEDPPPPAKPEQGSSASRPVPASRGGKTLCKGDRQAPPGPPARFQRPIWSASPPWAPRSSTPCPAGAVSEDNYPVGTRGVPSPALAQGGPQGSWRFLQWNSMPRLPTDLDVGGPWFPHYDFEQSCWVRDISQEDQLATCWQAEHPAEGVRLAFTALSHNVGMDFPALQCTQH; encoded by the exons ATGGACACGGTAGAGGACGCGGACAGTTGGTGGGCACAAGAGCGAGAGGACATCATTATGAAATATGAAAAG GGACACCGAGCTCAGCTGCCAGAGGACAAGGGGCCTGTGCCTGTTGGAATCTACGGCAACATTGATCACCTTGGAATTCTGCA TGAGACGGAGCTGCCTCCTCTGGCTGCACAGGAGGTGAAG AATCGGCGGGAGATGAGACGGACGAGCAAGTGGAGGAAAATGCTGGGAGAATGGGAGACATATAAGCACAGTACAAAA CTCATAGATCGAGTGTACAAGGGAATTCCCATGAACATCCGGGGCCCGGTGTGGTCAGTCCTCCTGAACATTCAGGAAATCAAGTTGAAAAACCCGAGAAAATACAAG ATCATGAAAGAGAAGGGCAAGAGGTCATCTGAACACATCCACCAGATTGACCTGGACTTAAGCGGGACTTTAAGGAAGCATATCTTCTTCAGGGATCGATATGGAGCCAA gcAGCGGGAACTATTCTACATCCTCCTGGCATATTCGCAGTATAACCCG GAGGTGGGCTACTGCAGGGACCTCAGCAACATCGCTGCCTTGTTCCTCCTTTACCTGCCTGAGGAGGATGCATTCTGGGCACTGGTGCAGCTGCTGGCCAGTGAGAGGCACTCTCTGCAGG GATTTCACAGCCCAAATGGCGGGACAGTCCAGGGGCTCCAAGACCAACAGGAGCATGTGGTACCCATGTCACAACCCAAGACCATGTGGCATCAG ATCTCTCTCGGGCTCACCCTGCGCCTGTGGGACGTCTATTTGCTGGAAGGAGAACAGGTGTTGATGCCGATGACAAGCATTGCCTTTAAGGTTCAGCAGA AGCGCCTCATGAAGTCGTCCAGGTGTGGCCTGTGGGCACGTTTTCGGAACCAGTTCGTTTACACCTGGGCCAGGGATGATGACACTGTGCTCAAGCATCTTAGGGCCTCTATGAAGAAACTAACGAGAAAGCAGGAGGACCCGCCACCCCCAG CCAAACCCGAGCAAGGGTCCTCGGCATCCAGGCCTGTGCCGGCTTCACGTGGCGGGAAGACCCTCTGCAAGGGGGACAGGCAGGCccctccaggcccaccagccCGGTTCCAGCGGCCCATTTGGTCAGCTTCCCCGCCATGGGCACCTCGTTCTTCCACACCCTGTCCTGCTGGGGCTGTCAGCGAAGACAACTACCCTGTGGGCACTCGGGGTGTACCCAGCCcggccctggctcagggaggacCTCAGGGTTCCTGGAGATTCCTGCAGTGGAACTCCATGCCCCGCCTCCCAACGGACCTGGATGTAGGGGGCCCTTGGTTCCCCCATTATGATTTCGAACAGAGCTGCTGGGTCCGTGACATATCCCAGGAGGACCAGCTGGCCACCTGCTGGCAGGCTGAACACCCTGCGGAGGGGGTGAGATTGGCTTTCACTGCACTGAGTCACAACGTGGGCATGGACTTCCCGGCCCTGCAGTGCACCCAGCACTGA
- the LOC134738629 gene encoding TBC1 domain family member 3G-like isoform X1 — MDTVEDADSWWAQEREDIIMKYEKGHRAQLPEDKGPVPVGIYGNIDHLGILHETELPPLAAQEVKNRREMRRTSKWRKMLGEWETYKHSTKLIDRVYKGIPMNIRGPVWSVLLNIQEIKLKNPRKYKIMKEKGKRSSEHIHQIDLDLSGTLRKHIFFRDRYGAKQRELFYILLAYSQYNPEVGYCRDLSNIAALFLLYLPEEDAFWALVQLLASERHSLQGFHSPNGGTVQGLQDQQEHVVPMSQPKTMWHQDKEGLCGQCSSLGCLIWTLIDGISLGLTLRLWDVYLLEGEQVLMPMTSIAFKVQQKRLMKSSRCGLWARFRNQFVYTWARDDDTVLKHLRASMKKLTRKQEDPPPPAKPEQGSSASRPVPASRGGKTLCKGDRQAPPGPPARFQRPIWSASPPWAPRSSTPCPAGAVSEDNYPVGTRGVPSPALAQGGPQGSWRFLQWNSMPRLPTDLDVGGPWFPHYDFEQSCWVRDISQEDQLATCWQAEHPAEGVRLAFTALSHNVGMDFPALQCTQH; from the exons ATGGACACGGTAGAGGACGCGGACAGTTGGTGGGCACAAGAGCGAGAGGACATCATTATGAAATATGAAAAG GGACACCGAGCTCAGCTGCCAGAGGACAAGGGGCCTGTGCCTGTTGGAATCTACGGCAACATTGATCACCTTGGAATTCTGCA TGAGACGGAGCTGCCTCCTCTGGCTGCACAGGAGGTGAAG AATCGGCGGGAGATGAGACGGACGAGCAAGTGGAGGAAAATGCTGGGAGAATGGGAGACATATAAGCACAGTACAAAA CTCATAGATCGAGTGTACAAGGGAATTCCCATGAACATCCGGGGCCCGGTGTGGTCAGTCCTCCTGAACATTCAGGAAATCAAGTTGAAAAACCCGAGAAAATACAAG ATCATGAAAGAGAAGGGCAAGAGGTCATCTGAACACATCCACCAGATTGACCTGGACTTAAGCGGGACTTTAAGGAAGCATATCTTCTTCAGGGATCGATATGGAGCCAA gcAGCGGGAACTATTCTACATCCTCCTGGCATATTCGCAGTATAACCCG GAGGTGGGCTACTGCAGGGACCTCAGCAACATCGCTGCCTTGTTCCTCCTTTACCTGCCTGAGGAGGATGCATTCTGGGCACTGGTGCAGCTGCTGGCCAGTGAGAGGCACTCTCTGCAGG GATTTCACAGCCCAAATGGCGGGACAGTCCAGGGGCTCCAAGACCAACAGGAGCATGTGGTACCCATGTCACAACCCAAGACCATGTGGCATCAG GACAAGGAAGGTCTATGTGGGCAGTGTTCCTCGTTAGGCTGCCTTATCTGGACACTGATTGATGGG ATCTCTCTCGGGCTCACCCTGCGCCTGTGGGACGTCTATTTGCTGGAAGGAGAACAGGTGTTGATGCCGATGACAAGCATTGCCTTTAAGGTTCAGCAGA AGCGCCTCATGAAGTCGTCCAGGTGTGGCCTGTGGGCACGTTTTCGGAACCAGTTCGTTTACACCTGGGCCAGGGATGATGACACTGTGCTCAAGCATCTTAGGGCCTCTATGAAGAAACTAACGAGAAAGCAGGAGGACCCGCCACCCCCAG CCAAACCCGAGCAAGGGTCCTCGGCATCCAGGCCTGTGCCGGCTTCACGTGGCGGGAAGACCCTCTGCAAGGGGGACAGGCAGGCccctccaggcccaccagccCGGTTCCAGCGGCCCATTTGGTCAGCTTCCCCGCCATGGGCACCTCGTTCTTCCACACCCTGTCCTGCTGGGGCTGTCAGCGAAGACAACTACCCTGTGGGCACTCGGGGTGTACCCAGCCcggccctggctcagggaggacCTCAGGGTTCCTGGAGATTCCTGCAGTGGAACTCCATGCCCCGCCTCCCAACGGACCTGGATGTAGGGGGCCCTTGGTTCCCCCATTATGATTTCGAACAGAGCTGCTGGGTCCGTGACATATCCCAGGAGGACCAGCTGGCCACCTGCTGGCAGGCTGAACACCCTGCGGAGGGGGTGAGATTGGCTTTCACTGCACTGAGTCACAACGTGGGCATGGACTTCCCGGCCCTGCAGTGCACCCAGCACTGA